GTGCAGGAGCGCTGCTACATAGCCGAGTTAAGCGGATTGTATTTGGGGCGCCGGACTTAAAAGCAGGCGCAGCTGGCACGGTGCTGAACTTGTTTGAGCATCAAGCGGCATACCATTACGCTACCATTGAGTGCGGATTGCTAGAAGAGGAGTGTCGCAGCCAGCTTCAAGCCTTCTTTAAACGTCGCCGCAAAGAAATCAAGGCACTGAAACAGGAAAAGAGAGATTCGGAGCTAAAGTAGGTGTGGTTTTCAGTTAGCAAACATAAAGCTATGTTTGCTAACTTATTAAGTCAATCCCGAGGGATCATTGACTCGACAATTGCATAAATGCACGATGACGAGCAATCACCTTTTTCTTGTTGTTAGCTAGTTTGCGTTTACGGCGGTTAGCGGCAACAGTCTTTTTAAGGCGTTTTGATTGCATGCTACGTTTTCGCATAAAACAACCTCCAAATTATACGAATTGCATACCGGATAAAACCGAAAATTCCCACCTAACTGCGATGAGAAGTTGCTTGTTCCCCATCCCAATAACGCTTTAAGCAAAGGATTTGCCTACCATCCTTAACGGTATTGCTGCCAATATCGAGAAGTCTGTTGAGCCCATCGCTTTCCTGCTGCATCAGTTGCTTGGGGATGTTCCGTTGGATTGGTATATCAGGCGCTGAAAAAGCGAGTCTTCATCAACGCTGAAAGGGCAGTGAGTATGTATGGAGTCGCAGTTAAAATTCAAGGGAAATCTGCAAAAATCGAGACTTCCCTTGATTTAGGATATGAAACCAGTGTTTTAGTTGGTTTTGCCGCTTGCGCTTGTTGGCTCACTTGGGGTCGCCGCCGAGGCTCCAGACAGTGAGCTTTCAGCGCTTGAGAGCAACTGAGGATCAACTTCAATCACGGTCAAATCGTCAATATTCACATCGGTCTCATCGGGCGTTTGCTGCTCAATATGTCCAATGATGCTCTGGTAGTAACGACGAATGTTTTCTACATAGTTACGAGCTTCGTCACCACGCGCATAACCGTAGCGGGTTTGACGGTGATATTTAGCTTGGCGAAGCAGAGGTAGGCGCTCTTTTACATCCATCCACTGATCTGGGTTTCCGCCTTGTTTCTTAGTGAGACGACGCGCATCCATAACATGACCATAGCCAACGTTGTAAGAGGCTAGGGCAAACCAAATTTTCTCATGCTGCTCGATAGAATCAGGAATGCGTGCCACCATGCGACGTAAGTATTCCACCCCTCCTTTTACCGATTGCTCGGGGTCTAGGCGATTGGTCACCCCAACGCTTTTTGCGGTGGGCAACGTTAACATCATCATGCCGCGGACACCTGTTGGCGAGCGAGCAATTGGGTTCCAATGAGACTCTTGATAAGCCAAGGCGGCAATTAAGCGCCAGTCAAACTCCTCTGAATACTCTTGAAACAGAGGAGACCACTTTGGCAATTTGTCGTCCAGCGCACGAATAAAGGCGCGAGTATCCACATAGTCAAAGCTGTCAATGTGGCCAATGTATTTCTCTTCAAGCTGCGCAAGTTGATCGGATTGTTTTAGATTGCCAAAAAATTCAATCACCATCGCATATAAGCTTTCATCATCTGAGCGGCGCAAGAACCATGAGGTTGGTTGGTCCTCTGTGAGTTCAAACGCGGTCGCCACATCCGGATAAATACGCTGAGAAAGAGAAACTTCAACGGAGTCAGCGACAGTAAACGGGATTTTGCCTTCAGAGACTTGCTTAAGTAGATCACCGACATCTGCGGTTTGATCAATCGTAAACTCAAATTCTGGGTGCTCTTCTTTTAATTTGGTTAAGGTTTGATTGAAATGAGAGTCTCCAACGATAGTTACAACCGGTTTGCCGTCATTGGCTTCGATTAACTGTGGTTGCTTTTTCAATAACTGAGCAAGGTTGCGAGGACGCCATTGACCTTTCTTATAGATCAACTGTTGGCTGACATAGTAATACGCGGGAGCTGGTCGAAAACGCTTAACACGCTCTGGTGATTGGGTAAGACCTGCGGCAATGATGTCGATCTCACCGTTCTCTAGTGCTGGATACAGGTTTGAGATTTGGTAGGCAGGTTTCATTTCGAGCCTTACGCCAAGCTCCTCAGCAAACTTACGCGCGATTTCATAGTCCAAGCCTGCCGGACCATCAGGGCCGATGTAATAAGCTAGCTGATTATTCAACGTGCCGACACGCAACACTCCACGCTCACGAATCTGATCGAGATCGCTTTTCGGTGCAGACTCTATCTGACAGCCGGCTAGCGTAACAATACTGATAGCAAACAAGATATAGGTGCGTGCTCTGTTTAGAAAATGGCTGATCATCTAATAATTTTCTCGTACTTCATATACCGACTTTATATCAGAGTAAACGGGCGAGGCAAAGTGGAGTGGAAGGGTTCGCGAGCACGGCTAAGTTTTTCTGCTTGATGAGAAAATGGTTTTCCTTTGTTGTGGTTAACAACGGAAGGTGAAAACTACGCTAACTTAGGTGGAATAAGCCGTGTCTTACCGATTGGTTATGGGTTGTATTTCAAATTTGACAAAAAAATAAAGCAAACGTTTGCTTTTGGTGTTACATCACAAAAATAAATCCTTTATAATGCGCCCGCAAGCAGAGGTGAAATTGGTATGGGTTATCAGTGATTTTTATGTAACCATCTGAATTTATTCCAATATTACCTTGTGGTCTATTTTCTTTTGCGGCAATCCGTTTGCTTCATCAGTGAAATTGATCTTAACCAATTGCAGAGAGACCTAAGCACATGAGAATTTTGCGTGGCTCCCCAGCTCTTTCCGAGTTTCGTGTCAACAAACTACTAGAACTTTGCCGTGAACAGCAGTTACCTGTGAGCGATATTTACGCAGAGTTTATGCACTTCGCTAATTTAAGCGCGGATTTGGACGCGTCTGAATTAGATAAACTTGAGAAGTTACTTACCTATGGACCAACCATTGAAGAGCACGAGCCGCAAGGACTTTTGCTTTTGGTTACTCCACGCCCAGGCACAATTTCACCTTGGTCTTCTAAGTCGACGGACATCGCTCGTAACTGTGGTCTCGAAAAAGTAAAACGTCTTGAGCGCGGTACGGCTTACTACATTGAATCCTCGGTTGAACTTTCTGCTGAGCAAGTGAATGCGGTTAAGGCTCTGATTCATGACCGAATGATGGAAGCCGTATTCACTGAACTGGATGCCGCAGATGCACTATTTAAAGTCTCTGAACCTAAGCCTGTGGCGCATGTTGATATCCTTGCTGGTGGTCGTCTTGCGCTAGAAGAAGCAAACGTTTCCCTTGGCCTGGCATTGGCAGAAGATGAGATTGACTACTTAGTGGAGAACTTCACTAAACTAGGTCGTAATCCAAATGATATTGAGTTGATGATGTTTGCTCAGGCGAACTCAGAGCATTGTCGTCACAAGATTTTTAATGCTGATTGGACAATTGATGGCGTTGAGCAAGAAAAGTCGCTGTTCAAGATGATCAAAAACACTTACGAAACCACACCAGAGCATGTGTTATCTGCATACAAAGATAACGCCGCAGTGATGGTGGGCTCAAAAGTTGGACGATTCTTCCCTGATCCACAAACCCGTCAGTACAACTACCACCAAGAAGATGCACACATCTTAATGAAGGTAGAAACTCACAACCACCCAACGGCTATTTCTCCTTGGCCTGGTGCCTCGACCGGTTCTGGTGGTGAGATTCGTGATGAAGGCGCAACGGGTATCGGCGGCAAGCCAAAAGCGGGTCTGGTCGGTTTTACAACGTCGAACTTGCGTATTCCGGGCTTTGAGCAGCCATGGGAAACAGACTTTGGCAAGCCAGGGCGTATCGTTAACGCACTCGACATTATGCTAGAAGGTCCACTTGGTGGCGCGGCATTCAAC
This is a stretch of genomic DNA from Vibrio panuliri. It encodes these proteins:
- the mltF gene encoding membrane-bound lytic murein transglycosylase MltF gives rise to the protein MISHFLNRARTYILFAISIVTLAGCQIESAPKSDLDQIRERGVLRVGTLNNQLAYYIGPDGPAGLDYEIARKFAEELGVRLEMKPAYQISNLYPALENGEIDIIAAGLTQSPERVKRFRPAPAYYYVSQQLIYKKGQWRPRNLAQLLKKQPQLIEANDGKPVVTIVGDSHFNQTLTKLKEEHPEFEFTIDQTADVGDLLKQVSEGKIPFTVADSVEVSLSQRIYPDVATAFELTEDQPTSWFLRRSDDESLYAMVIEFFGNLKQSDQLAQLEEKYIGHIDSFDYVDTRAFIRALDDKLPKWSPLFQEYSEEFDWRLIAALAYQESHWNPIARSPTGVRGMMMLTLPTAKSVGVTNRLDPEQSVKGGVEYLRRMVARIPDSIEQHEKIWFALASYNVGYGHVMDARRLTKKQGGNPDQWMDVKERLPLLRQAKYHRQTRYGYARGDEARNYVENIRRYYQSIIGHIEQQTPDETDVNIDDLTVIEVDPQLLSSAESSLSGASAATPSEPTSASGKTN